In the Centroberyx gerrardi isolate f3 chromosome 9, fCenGer3.hap1.cur.20231027, whole genome shotgun sequence genome, one interval contains:
- the farp2 gene encoding FERM, ARHGEF and pleckstrin domain-containing protein 2 isoform X2, with product MGEIEGSYRVLQTPGTRLGAQFNAGISTLEPGQSLNVNMASGGRSHGRGVQIRVLGLDDSQEFYDMESKAVGQTLLSEVFQRGNLMESDYFGLEFQNMQMNWVWLEPTKPVVKQVRRPTNTLFRLSVKFFPPDPGQLQEEYTRYLFSLQMKRDLMDGRLTCTENTGALLASHLVQSEIGDYDDVADRDFLKANKLLPYQDKVQERILDLHRRHLGQTPAESDFQVLEIARKLEMYGVRFHPAADREGTKINLAVAHMGLQVFQGNTKINTFNWSKIRKLSFKRKRFLIKLHPEVHGPHQDTLEFMMASRDQCKIFWKNCVEHHSFFRLFDQPQPKSKAILFTRGSSFRYSGRTQKQLVEYVRDSGAKRTPYQRRNSKIRMSARSLATDVPKQCLSFNDSLRAPGSPSSAAVSFHPAHISSALPRMELQPQPQPLSILSQSPAPPQQQQQQQLQSPPQATRPPSPPKEEPVKAAPPSHYAFQGSVTDSPQLSPLNSKSPLCLSPSFQMSTLSLPGQASSPLQSPILSERYPTDKAYFIAKEILTTERTYLKDLEVITVWFRSAVIKENAMPEGLMTLLFSNIDPIYEFHRGFLKEIDQRLALWEGRSNAHVKGDYQRIGDVMLRNMTALKEFTSYLQKHDEVLTELEKATKRLKKLETVYKEFELQKVCYLPLNTFLLKPIQRLMHYKLILERLCKHYSPAHRDHDDCKEALKEVAEIATQLQSSLIRLENFQKLTELQRDLIGIENLTTPGREFIREGCLYKLTKKGLQQRMFFLFSDMLLYTSKGVTATNQFKVHGQLPLHGMIVEESENEWSVPHCFTIYSAQRTIVVAASSKVEMGKWIEDLNMAIEMAKKSQEKSNIFLDTGLGDRSNRSSDEVSLEQESEDDMHSSRTSLDKQTHHRANTTMHVCWHRNTSVSMSDHSLAVENQLSGYLLRKFKNSNGWQKLWVVFTNFCLFFYKTHQDDFPLASLPLLGYTVSTPEESDSIHKEYVFKLQFKSHVYFFRAESEYTFERWMEVIKSAASTAGRMSLLIPKGPVELNGN from the exons TCGAAAGCTGTTGGACAGACCCTTCTCTCTGAGGTTTTCCAAAGAGGCAACCTCATGGAGAGTGATTACTTTGGCCTTGAGTTCCAGAACATGCAGATGAACTGG GTTTGGTTGGAACCCACAAAACCCGTTGTGAAACAAGTGAGAA GACCTACAAATACACTGTTTAGACTGTCAGTGAAGTTCTTCCCTCCAGACCCCGGTCAGCTACAGGAGGAGTACACAAG GTACTTGTTCTCCCTGCAGATGAAAAGAGACCTGATGGACGGCAGGTTGACCTGCACAGAAAATACTGGAGCGCTGCTTGCTTCTCATCTCGTCCAGT CGGAGATTGGAGACTATGATGATGTAGCAGACAGGGACTTCCTGAAGGCGAACAAGCTGTTGCCCTACCAAGACAAGGTGCAGGAGCGGATCCTGGACCTCCACCGCCGGCACCT GGGCCAGACTCCAGCTGAATCAGATTTCCAAGTCCTGGAGATCGCCCGTAAACTGGAGATGTACGGAGTCCGCTTCCACCCAGCAGCTGACCGGGAAGGCACCAAGATCAATCTGGCTGTCGCTCACATGGGCCTTCAGGTTTTTCAG GgcaacacaaaaataaatacctTCAATTGGTCCAAGATTCGCAAACTGAGCTTCAAGAGAAAACGGTTCCTGATCAAGCTCCACCCAGAGGTTCAT GGCCCCCATCAGGATACTCTTGAGTTCATGATGGCCAGTAGAGACCAATGTAAAATCTTTTGGAAGAACTGTGTGGAACACCACTCTTTCTTCCGGCTGTTTGACCAACCCCAACCCAAATCCAAAGCTATTCTCTTCACTAGAGGCTCCTCCTTCAGATACAG tgggaGGACCCAGAAGCAACTAGTGGAGTATGTCAGGGACAGTGGAGCAAAGAGGACACCATACCAGag GAGGAACAGTAAAATTCGAATGTCTGCTCGCTCCCTGGCCACAGATGTGCCAAAACAG TGCTTGTCATTCAATGACAGTCTCAGGGCCCCAGGCTccccttcctctgctgctgtgtccTTCCACCCAGCGCACATCTCTAGCGCTCTTCCACGAATGGAACTGCAACCTCAGCCCCAGCCCTTGTCCATACTGAGCCAATCTCCAGCGcctccccagcagcagcagcagcagcagcttcagtcccCTCCGCAAGCCACCAGGCCCCCCAGCCCTCCGAAGGAAGAACCTGTCAAGGCCGCTCCCCCGTCTCACTACGCTTTTCAAG GTTCAGTCACGGACAGCCCCCAGCTCTCACCGCTCAACTCCAAGAGTCCACTCTGCCTCTCGCCCTCCTTCCAGATGTCCACCCTCAGCCTTCCAGGCCAAGCCTCTTCGCCACTGCAAAGTCCCATCCTGAGCGAG AGATATCCCACTGACAAGGCCTACTTCATTGCCAAAGAGATTCTGACCACAGAGCGAACATACCTGAAAGACCTCGAGGTCATCACTGTG TGGTTCCGCAGTGCTGTGATCAAAGAAAACGCCATGCCCGAAGGCCTGATGACCCTGCTGTTTTCCAACATCGACCCCATCTACGAGTTCCACCGAGGCTTCCTCAAGGAGATAGACCAGAGGCTGGCTCTCTG GGAGGGGCGCTCTAACGCTCACGTCAAAGGGGACTACCAAAGGATCGGTGATGTGATGCTGAGGAACATGACTGCTCTGAAG GAATTCACCAGCTACCTACAGAAGCATGATGAGGTGTTGACAGAGCTGGAGAAAGCCACCAAGAGGCTGAAGAAGCTGGAGACGGTCTACAAAGAGTTTGAGCTGCAGAAGGTCTGCTACTTGCCCCTTAATACATTCCTGCTCAAGCCCATCCAGCGCCTCATGCACTACAAGCTCATCCTGGAGAGACTGTGCAAGCATTATTCCCCTGCCCACCGTGATCATGACGACTGCAAGG AGGCCCTGAAGGAAGTGGCTGAGATAGCCACTCAGCTCCAGAGCAGTCTTATCCGGCTGGAGAATTTCCAGAAGCTGACAGAGCTGCAGAGAGACCTGATCGGTATAGAGAACTTAACAACACCAGGCAGG GAGTTCATACGAGAGGGCTGTCTGTACAAGCTCACCAAAAAGGGGCTACAGCAAAGGATGTTTTTCCTG ttctCAGACATGCTCCTCTACACAAGCAAAGGTGTTACAGCGACCAATCAATTCAAAGTCCATGGCCAGCTGCCGCTTCATGGCATGATA GTTGAGGAAAGTGAAAATGAGTGGTCAGTCCCCCACTGCTTCACCATCTACTCTGCTCAAAGGACCATTGTAGTGGCTGCCAG CTCTAAAGTGGAGATGGGCAAGTGGATTGAAGATTTGAACATGGCTATTGAAATGGCCAAGAAGTCTCAAGAGAAATCCAACATCTTCCTTGACACTGGACTAGGCGATCGCTCCAACC gcTCGTCTGATGAGGTTTCTCTGGAGCAGGAGTCGGAGGATGACATGCACTCGTCCCGCACTTCACTGGATAAGCAGACGCACCACCGTGCCAACACAACTATGCATGTGTGCTGGCACCGCAACACCAGCGTGTCTATGTCTGATCACAGCCTGGCTGTGGAG AACCAGCTCTCAGGATACCTCCTTAGGAAGTTCAAGAACAGTAACGGCTGGCAGAAGCTCTGGGTTGTTTTCACCAACTTCTGCTTGTTCTTCTACAAGACTCACCAG GATGACTTCCCGTTGGCCAGCCTCCCACTGCTCGGCTACACAGTCAGCACACCAGAGGAGTCTGACAGCATTCACAAGGAGTACGTCTTCAAGCTGCAATTCAAGTCccatgtttactttttccgggCAGAGAGCGAGTACACTTTTGAGAG ATGGATGGAGGTGATCAAGAGTGCAGCCAGCACTGCGGGCCGGATGAGCCTGCTCATACCCAAAGGCCCCGTGGAGCTCAACGGAAACTGA
- the farp2 gene encoding FERM, ARHGEF and pleckstrin domain-containing protein 2 isoform X1 translates to MGEIEGSYRVLQTPGTRLGAQFNAGISTLEPGQSLNVNMASGGRSHGRGVQIRVLGLDDSQEFYDMESKAVGQTLLSEVFQRGNLMESDYFGLEFQNMQMNWVWLEPTKPVVKQVRRPTNTLFRLSVKFFPPDPGQLQEEYTRYLFSLQMKRDLMDGRLTCTENTGALLASHLVQSEIGDYDDVADRDFLKANKLLPYQDKVQERILDLHRRHLGQTPAESDFQVLEIARKLEMYGVRFHPAADREGTKINLAVAHMGLQVFQGNTKINTFNWSKIRKLSFKRKRFLIKLHPEVHGPHQDTLEFMMASRDQCKIFWKNCVEHHSFFRLFDQPQPKSKAILFTRGSSFRYSGRTQKQLVEYVRDSGAKRTPYQRRNSKIRMSARSLATDVPKQCLSFNDSLRAPGSPSSAAVSFHPAHISSALPRMELQPQPQPLSILSQSPAPPQQQQQQQLQSPPQATRPPSPPKEEPVKAAPPSHYAFQGSVTDSPQLSPLNSKSPLCLSPSFQMSTLSLPGQASSPLQSPILSEVGSNARLEEEEEGRRKRYPTDKAYFIAKEILTTERTYLKDLEVITVWFRSAVIKENAMPEGLMTLLFSNIDPIYEFHRGFLKEIDQRLALWEGRSNAHVKGDYQRIGDVMLRNMTALKEFTSYLQKHDEVLTELEKATKRLKKLETVYKEFELQKVCYLPLNTFLLKPIQRLMHYKLILERLCKHYSPAHRDHDDCKEALKEVAEIATQLQSSLIRLENFQKLTELQRDLIGIENLTTPGREFIREGCLYKLTKKGLQQRMFFLFSDMLLYTSKGVTATNQFKVHGQLPLHGMIVEESENEWSVPHCFTIYSAQRTIVVAASSKVEMGKWIEDLNMAIEMAKKSQEKSNIFLDTGLGDRSNRSSDEVSLEQESEDDMHSSRTSLDKQTHHRANTTMHVCWHRNTSVSMSDHSLAVENQLSGYLLRKFKNSNGWQKLWVVFTNFCLFFYKTHQDDFPLASLPLLGYTVSTPEESDSIHKEYVFKLQFKSHVYFFRAESEYTFERWMEVIKSAASTAGRMSLLIPKGPVELNGN, encoded by the exons TCGAAAGCTGTTGGACAGACCCTTCTCTCTGAGGTTTTCCAAAGAGGCAACCTCATGGAGAGTGATTACTTTGGCCTTGAGTTCCAGAACATGCAGATGAACTGG GTTTGGTTGGAACCCACAAAACCCGTTGTGAAACAAGTGAGAA GACCTACAAATACACTGTTTAGACTGTCAGTGAAGTTCTTCCCTCCAGACCCCGGTCAGCTACAGGAGGAGTACACAAG GTACTTGTTCTCCCTGCAGATGAAAAGAGACCTGATGGACGGCAGGTTGACCTGCACAGAAAATACTGGAGCGCTGCTTGCTTCTCATCTCGTCCAGT CGGAGATTGGAGACTATGATGATGTAGCAGACAGGGACTTCCTGAAGGCGAACAAGCTGTTGCCCTACCAAGACAAGGTGCAGGAGCGGATCCTGGACCTCCACCGCCGGCACCT GGGCCAGACTCCAGCTGAATCAGATTTCCAAGTCCTGGAGATCGCCCGTAAACTGGAGATGTACGGAGTCCGCTTCCACCCAGCAGCTGACCGGGAAGGCACCAAGATCAATCTGGCTGTCGCTCACATGGGCCTTCAGGTTTTTCAG GgcaacacaaaaataaatacctTCAATTGGTCCAAGATTCGCAAACTGAGCTTCAAGAGAAAACGGTTCCTGATCAAGCTCCACCCAGAGGTTCAT GGCCCCCATCAGGATACTCTTGAGTTCATGATGGCCAGTAGAGACCAATGTAAAATCTTTTGGAAGAACTGTGTGGAACACCACTCTTTCTTCCGGCTGTTTGACCAACCCCAACCCAAATCCAAAGCTATTCTCTTCACTAGAGGCTCCTCCTTCAGATACAG tgggaGGACCCAGAAGCAACTAGTGGAGTATGTCAGGGACAGTGGAGCAAAGAGGACACCATACCAGag GAGGAACAGTAAAATTCGAATGTCTGCTCGCTCCCTGGCCACAGATGTGCCAAAACAG TGCTTGTCATTCAATGACAGTCTCAGGGCCCCAGGCTccccttcctctgctgctgtgtccTTCCACCCAGCGCACATCTCTAGCGCTCTTCCACGAATGGAACTGCAACCTCAGCCCCAGCCCTTGTCCATACTGAGCCAATCTCCAGCGcctccccagcagcagcagcagcagcagcttcagtcccCTCCGCAAGCCACCAGGCCCCCCAGCCCTCCGAAGGAAGAACCTGTCAAGGCCGCTCCCCCGTCTCACTACGCTTTTCAAG GTTCAGTCACGGACAGCCCCCAGCTCTCACCGCTCAACTCCAAGAGTCCACTCTGCCTCTCGCCCTCCTTCCAGATGTCCACCCTCAGCCTTCCAGGCCAAGCCTCTTCGCCACTGCAAAGTCCCATCCTGAGCGAGGTGGGCAGCAATGCCAGgctagaggaggaggaggagggcaggaggaaG AGATATCCCACTGACAAGGCCTACTTCATTGCCAAAGAGATTCTGACCACAGAGCGAACATACCTGAAAGACCTCGAGGTCATCACTGTG TGGTTCCGCAGTGCTGTGATCAAAGAAAACGCCATGCCCGAAGGCCTGATGACCCTGCTGTTTTCCAACATCGACCCCATCTACGAGTTCCACCGAGGCTTCCTCAAGGAGATAGACCAGAGGCTGGCTCTCTG GGAGGGGCGCTCTAACGCTCACGTCAAAGGGGACTACCAAAGGATCGGTGATGTGATGCTGAGGAACATGACTGCTCTGAAG GAATTCACCAGCTACCTACAGAAGCATGATGAGGTGTTGACAGAGCTGGAGAAAGCCACCAAGAGGCTGAAGAAGCTGGAGACGGTCTACAAAGAGTTTGAGCTGCAGAAGGTCTGCTACTTGCCCCTTAATACATTCCTGCTCAAGCCCATCCAGCGCCTCATGCACTACAAGCTCATCCTGGAGAGACTGTGCAAGCATTATTCCCCTGCCCACCGTGATCATGACGACTGCAAGG AGGCCCTGAAGGAAGTGGCTGAGATAGCCACTCAGCTCCAGAGCAGTCTTATCCGGCTGGAGAATTTCCAGAAGCTGACAGAGCTGCAGAGAGACCTGATCGGTATAGAGAACTTAACAACACCAGGCAGG GAGTTCATACGAGAGGGCTGTCTGTACAAGCTCACCAAAAAGGGGCTACAGCAAAGGATGTTTTTCCTG ttctCAGACATGCTCCTCTACACAAGCAAAGGTGTTACAGCGACCAATCAATTCAAAGTCCATGGCCAGCTGCCGCTTCATGGCATGATA GTTGAGGAAAGTGAAAATGAGTGGTCAGTCCCCCACTGCTTCACCATCTACTCTGCTCAAAGGACCATTGTAGTGGCTGCCAG CTCTAAAGTGGAGATGGGCAAGTGGATTGAAGATTTGAACATGGCTATTGAAATGGCCAAGAAGTCTCAAGAGAAATCCAACATCTTCCTTGACACTGGACTAGGCGATCGCTCCAACC gcTCGTCTGATGAGGTTTCTCTGGAGCAGGAGTCGGAGGATGACATGCACTCGTCCCGCACTTCACTGGATAAGCAGACGCACCACCGTGCCAACACAACTATGCATGTGTGCTGGCACCGCAACACCAGCGTGTCTATGTCTGATCACAGCCTGGCTGTGGAG AACCAGCTCTCAGGATACCTCCTTAGGAAGTTCAAGAACAGTAACGGCTGGCAGAAGCTCTGGGTTGTTTTCACCAACTTCTGCTTGTTCTTCTACAAGACTCACCAG GATGACTTCCCGTTGGCCAGCCTCCCACTGCTCGGCTACACAGTCAGCACACCAGAGGAGTCTGACAGCATTCACAAGGAGTACGTCTTCAAGCTGCAATTCAAGTCccatgtttactttttccgggCAGAGAGCGAGTACACTTTTGAGAG ATGGATGGAGGTGATCAAGAGTGCAGCCAGCACTGCGGGCCGGATGAGCCTGCTCATACCCAAAGGCCCCGTGGAGCTCAACGGAAACTGA